Genomic window (Culex pipiens pallens isolate TS chromosome 3, TS_CPP_V2, whole genome shotgun sequence):
ccggggatcaagtctccccactctcccctacagaacggattcgttaattcgaatttcgCTACTTCTAATGTCCACTAATGCTAGCTAAttcgaacgtattcgaattaaaaagcactcaaacgtcaaaacgaAGTTGTCAAACTAATGTTTATGTTTCGACCGCTTTGTTCGTCGATTTCCGAGCACGTGATTTCGTGCTTTTGACAGCTGCCAGTCGTTACAATTAGCGAATTCGGATTCACTGATTCGAAGGCAGTTCCATTCGAATTAACGAGTCTGTTCTGTATCTTGACAGAAAATTTCTGttcgattttgtatttttatcaaagttatagaaaattgttagaatattctgaaaaaacacacatacactcaggggtagcatttttgtatgacccctCGCTGATGACGgtagctgggtgctgaatagagagaatgcgtaacgtgattttcgaatgatcccactttgtttacatctacaaagtaagaggctgttcaagcacaagcatgactttatTTTATTGGTaaatgttttataatcagtagtatgtgttatattttgtctagtttttggcattttttgctggaaaattgccACGTTTCGATGGGAtagaagagatttttcttttctacgggtgacgaagaactgcggtgAGGgtttctgcgatgtcgcagataaattccctggctgattttggaatcctgcagctcttcctggtcctgCGAATAAACATCGTttattctagcgaagctgatccaacaaacagagaagattttcactaaaccaggttttcaaaTGGAATCAAACAATgtagacagcttctggatggatacagccgcatcgactccataaacaacttccattcataatttttaaaaattacgatctcgccttcaactttcttatgATTTCTTGACTCCAACTCCAgatcctcaaaagccacacatttttcattcttgcaaaaaaacaaaaacaatttttattgatcaatatcaatactctctacttttgacgaacagtaaattggttccactttgacagttcaaaattaagGCCGTTtcgcgaaccactattcagcacccaggatGGTAGTTAAGAAAAAATCTGtctgctaacttgtcgcacgtcgctttttgacgctccgagaaaaacgcattttaatgaTTGTCCCAGGCTTGacacaaatacagatttttcagcacaggCCCGAAACacaaacgaatttttttttacagttaaaataaatttgagcagtttttgttaaattggccaaaaagataaacattgttagcatcttttggcatgttcagtttttggtaagaatattattttttaaagttatactcgattgagtgtttggtatgtgccaaaaaaatctgtatttgtggcaagcctggtttgtccttgaataaacaaaaacgagaccacgcaatgttaacaataacaaacacgttttgtttagtTGACCGttttgtgcattgtcctgaagattagttgaatttggttgccggagtcccgaggtataattaaaaatgtatacAGTAGTTGACTGACTATAATCCccttggccagttgtcgcacttacataaattttcaggctgtgtcaaaatAGTTCGACAAGAttcaaacttctttcatatgaaaagtgacgaaaatgcacagagttttttcggtttttattgaatcaatctcaggattgaaatttaattttggggatctgtgaaggtcaaacggtgaggcattgtgagcgttcataactcaatttggcaaaaaatgcacgtgcgacaagttagcacgacagtgaCGATGTGAGgtaatctttttttcaattttcaatagttCCAAAATTTCCCTACAAATTACCCAATTTACCCATGACATAAAATAAATATCGAGTTCAAGAATGaatcaattaaattatttacaaactgaTGTTTAAATAACAAACAAATGGTTACTTCTATTGTATTTTATTACtgtatattttttaagtgactaacgtatataaataaataatattacCAACTATAAACGGCTAATTGTACTCAACCGCAGAAAATAAACCTTCGCCGTTTGCTTTTGCTCTTGGGGGGAAGCACACAAGCCCCATCCGGAAGCCACTCCGAGCCCTTCTTCTGGAACTTAGCTCTATCGCACtgtgaaatattaaataaatggaTTCTTATCAGTTTAAGGGTATCAAACTATCGTTTACTTTGCGAAACcaataataaacttttttttccaaatgataACAAATTCTACTGAAACGCACGAGTAgaaatttcagagatttttaggAACAGACAAGCAAGACTCTTATCAAATCGTGAGAAAATGCTCGTCCCAGCAATCAAACTAGATTACGTTGAGCCAAGCTACGTACGTGCAATCAATTTTTGGCTCAATCAAAGTAAGGTAGGTCATAACTCACGGAACCAGAGATTACTTACCATGTTCAGTTCGCCGACTTTGTACAGCTTCAGCTGACTCATCGCCGTGCCCGAGtgtccaaaatcgtcaaaatcttTCGTCGCATCTTTGCCAGCAAAATCGGCGATCAGTTCACTTCCACCAGGATGCTGTCAAAATTCTTTATAAAGATcaattcttcgatttttttgtaaaaaaaaaacctcacctCATTCAAGTACGGCGTCACATCGTACACCATGTCCCGAATGATTACCCACGTGGGATTTCCGTTCTTGCCGTCACGTAGGGCCACCTCTTGGCGCGTAAACTCTCGGacttcgaccattttttttttcctccactaATCAACTGAATTAGCTTGAACAACTTGTTCGCGAATGAGCTTCCTGGTCAGTGACGGTACGGATTTATATACTAATTCGCACAGAGTGGACAGGACAAGCGCCGTTATCCGCGAGATTGTAGTTGGCCGGATGATACGGGCTATTGCTACGTCACACGTTCGCGAAAGTGGCCACGGCTAGACGCGTACGTGCAGACAACAATTATGGGAGAGACTGGAAGCCAATTGCTCAAATATTGCATCAATGATAAATTAGAGTAATCAGTTCAGTAATCCATAACTttgaaatgcttttaaaaaagtgttaaaaatttacttttcaaGATTCGTAAGCAAACCTATGGGTGCTTATTggcttgtttaaaattttatttagaatattagtttttttctctattttgaATACCCTTCCTTGCCgaattttctattaaaatttACGGCTTCCAAACGGCTTATTCCTTTAATATTTTCTCAATTATCTGTAGATAAAATaagctgaaaaaataaattggtgatcttgaatttcttgaatttcctaaatttcttgaatttcttgaatttcttgaattttttgaatttcttgaatttcttgaatttcttgaactttttgaatttcttgaatttcttgaaattcttaaatttcttgaatttcttgaaattcttgaatttcttgaatttcttgaatttcttgaatttcttgaatttcttgaatttcttgaatttcttgaatttcttgaatttcttgaatttcttaaatttcttgaatttcttgaatttcttgaatttcttgaatttcttgaatttctggaatttcttgaattttttgaatttcttgaatttcttgaatttcttgaatttcttaaatttcttaaattttttgaatttcttgaatttagttaatttcttaaatttcttaaaataattgatatttgatttttttttttaattttaaaattttcttaatttttttttatattcaagatttttttgaatttttggaatttcttgatttttttgagtttcttgaatttcttgaatttcttgaatttcttgaatttcttgaatttcttgaatttcttgaatttcttgaatttcttgaatttcttgaatttcttgaatttcttgaatttcttgaatttcttgaatttcttgaatttcttgaatttcttgaatttcttgaatttcttgaatttcttgaatttcttgaatttcttgaatttcttgaatttcttgaatttcttgaatttcttgaattttttgaatttcttgaatttcttaaatttcttaaatttcttgaatttcttgaatttcttgaatttcttgaatttcttgaatttcttaaatttcttaaattttttgaatttcttgaatttagttaatttcttaaatttcttaaaattattgatatttgattttttttttaattttaaaattttcctattttttttttaaattcaagaattttttgaatttttggaattttttgatttttttgagtttcttgaatttcttgaatttcttgaatttctcgaatttcttgaatttcttgaatttcttgaatttcttaaatttcttgaatttcttgaattttttgaatttcttgaatttcttgaatttcttgaatttcttgaatttcttgaatttcttgaatttcttaaatttcttgaatttcttgaatttcttgaatttcttgaatttcttgaatttcttgaatttcttgaatttcttgaatttcttgaatttcttgaatttcttgaatttcttgaatttcttgaatttcttgaatttcttgaatttcttgaatttcttgaatttcttgaatttcttgaatttcttaaatttcttgaatttcttgaatttcttgaatttcttgaatttcttgaatttcttgaatttcttgaatttcttgaatttcttgaatttcttgaatttcttgaattttttaaatttcttgaatttcttgaatttctagaatttcttgaatttcttgaattttttgaatttcttgaatttcttgaatttcttgaatttcttgaattttttaaatttcttgaatttcttgaatttttagaatttcttgaatttcttgaattttttgaatttcttgaatttcttgaatttcttgaatttcttgaatttcttgaatttcttgaatttcttaaatttcttgaatttcttgaatttcttgaatttcttgaatttcttgaattttttgaatttctttaatttcttgaatttcttgaatttcttgaatttcttgaatttcttgaatttcttgaatttcttgaatttcttgaatttcttgaatttcttgaatttcttgaatttcttgaatttcttgaatttcttgaatttcttgaatttcttaaatttcttgaatttcttgaatttcttgaatttcttgaatttcttgaatttcttgaatttcttgaatttcttgaatttcttgaatttcttgaatttcttgaatttcttgaatttcttgaatttcttgaatttctcgaatttcttgaatttcttgaatttcttgaattttttgaatttcttgaatttcttgaatttcttgaatttcttgaatttcttgaatttcttaaatttcttgaatttcttgaatttcatgaatttcttgaaattctggaagaatttctggaatttcttaaatttcttaaatttcttaaatttcttgaatttcttgaatttcttgaatttcttgaatttcttgaatttcttgaatttcttgaatttcttgaatttcttgaatttcttgaatttcttgaatttcttgaatttcttgaattttttgaatttcttgaatttcttgaatttcttgaatttcttgaatttcttgaatttcttgaatttcttgaatttcttgaatttcttgaatttcttgaatttcttgaatttcttgaatttcttgaatttcttgaatttcttgaatttcttgaatttcttgaatttcttgaatttcttgaatttcttgaatttattgaatttattgaatttattgaatttcttgaatttcttgaatttcttgaatttcttgatttttttgaatttcttgaatttcttgaatttcttgaatttcttgaatttcttgaatttcttgaatttcttgaaattctggaagaattgaatttcttgaatttcttgaatttcttgaatttcttgaatttcttgaatttcttgaatttctcaaatttcttaaatttcatgaatttcttgaatttcttgaatttcttgaatttcttgaatttcttgaatttcttgaatttcttgaatttcttgaatttcttgaattttttgaatttcttgaatttcttgaacttcttgaatttcttgaatttcttgaatttcttaaatttcttgaatttcttgaatttcttgaatttcttgaatttcttttatattctgagattttgattttttatgaatttcttaaatatctTTGTTTAacttcttaaggggttacatacatgtaaatcggcaaaatttcagaggttggattgagtacacgcttaaactttttttaaatcagttatcAGGGCATTaagatatacattttcatctatcaataaaataaatttgaacacatttggttgtatatttGCCAagatagcagtttcaaaaaactggtgccacgatatctcaacactgctttgaccaaattggatagaaattttggtgaagactcataaaaccggtcccgtgtgcatgacgaaggccgattaaaaaaaagtttattttaattaaagataatttttttttggatttttcatttaaaaattcgtcagcttttgatttttgtatttttttttttaacaaaatttcaaaatcgggcttcgtcatgcacacggaatatgtcttgagagtcttcactccaaatttcagccaaattggtgcatcccatctcgagatatcgtggcacccgtaaatcaacccggtgtttcgagaaaaacgctcacaatgtttgacagtccgctttgcgcatggcaatagtttaaacttaaatcgtcttctactcacttaaatcatgacatatctttatgaaactttcaagaTTGATTGGAATTCATCAttttaaaggatttaataaatattcgaaattatgaaatattgaaattttataccTGTATGCAACCCCTTAattggcttgattttttttaatttcttattttttttttaattcttgaaattcggatatttttatgaatttcataaattcctacaacgtcaattgggtactaaagccctatgtaaatttttatgtacaacggtaaaaaacacaattaaaaaccatttctgatcactttttttcattttaatgcaaaaaaaaaatattggcaagacaacattttttcgatggatcaactatggttcccttggtaagagctgtcaagtaggaccttttctgtcaagaaggaccgcgaggtaaatttttcaaaattaatttaaaaatccattttaaactcgttgtggtcgtacaaagggtcattgtactcagaaaaataagctttatcgctgtaaacaataatatcagcaatctatgcttaattttaggacccaattgggtactaaagccctaagtAAATTTCTATgtaaaacggtaaaaaaaaacacgattaaaaaccatttcttatcacttttttttattttaatgcaaaaaaaaatattgacaagacaacattttttcgattgataaactatggtccccttggaacgagctgtcaagtaggaccttttctgtcaagaaggaccatgaagttaatttttcaaaattcaattaaaaatccattttaaatcctttgtggtcgttcaaagagttattgtactcagaaaaataagctttatcgttatgagcaataatatcacaaatttaaacctcattttaggacccaattgaaaaaaaaaaattcttgatttattttattaaacttcttaattttctatatttttgttaatttcttgattttgttgattcttagtgttttttttttaatttctggaatttctgattttttatgaatttcttatgtattcaattaaattccttgttttttttaaattactaagTTTCATGATTAtcattcttttttaaaattaaaattgactgTTTGTTAGACTgtcatttttctttattttaaatttcttgaattttcgatttttttatttttttccttgaatttttcattttttgtaatttgtgcataatctattttttttatttgttgaatttcttactttttttaatgtcttgaatttcttgaatttaagtttgttaatacataaattttaaagaatttatgtagataaatttaaaatgcatgcgTTTTGGCATGGAATCATTCATTTTCCAACCAACCCCTTCAGAAACACTCTCTCAACAGAGACTTTTttcgcgaactgtcaaactttgttgacgTTGGctagtttgttttggtttgccaTTTCTCGCGATTCCTCGAGTTATTTTTCGAATCAATTTCGCGCTGACATCACAAAAAACGCGAGTGTATATTCTTATCAGCCGCGACCGTCCTCTTGCCGCGTGTCTTGTTTCCCGTTGATAAGAACACTgataagtgaaattttccccTCTAGAAAGCAAGAGATTTTAACTCAGTTCGAAGATGACTTGCTTTGTCGACGCCAACGGAGCAAATTTCTTGGTGGGAGGATGGCCACAGCACAAGTGAAACCGGAACCACTGGAGTTGGACCCGGAGCAGGAGCAGAACGTTGGTATCGGTTACGGGAATCGGGAGTTCGGTATGGAAAATTCCACGGGGCATTGCGTCACGGAAGATCGGCGGAAGGAGGCCATCAGCGAGGACGATCCGCTGCTTCAGGAGACGATAAATGCGCTGATGATTGGGGCGGGGGGTATCGAGGTGGTCACGGGAACCGCTGGTGGTGGAACGGATGAAGCGGATCGGAATTATGTGTGTCAATTTTGTGGAAAGTTGTTTACCCGGTCTAATACGTTGTCCTATCACCTCAAGGTTCACAACGACGAACGGCCATTTAAGTGTGCCAGCTGCGACAAAGCGTTTCGGGAGCAGTACCGTTTGACCAAACACCTGCGGACACACGAAAAAGATCAGCCAGAAACGGAACATTCCCAAGACGCAAGCCTCCCGTCGACTTCGGCCGGCCAAACGACCGCAGAAGATGAAGATTACGCGACCGGAGACAGTGAACGGTTCTTCAAAAGCTACGAACTGCAGGAAGGATCCGCTGCCCTAAAGCTGGAACCGGACATTTCCATTACCGTGGATGGCGCAAATGTTCCATCGACCACGTCAGCGACAACAGTCCAAACTTCCGCCTCGGAACAAGACGTTCGCTACCAGATCATCGAAGAACGTATAAAATCGCTCCAGCGAGAGGTCCACCTGGTCAACTCAAACCTTAGCCGGGTGGAATCCAAACTGGATGGACTCACCAAAATCATTGCCATTTTTATCAACAAATTTGACGAAGTTGACTCGCAATCCCAAGGGACCACACCCACTCCAATTgcccccaccaccaccaccaacggcAATAAAATCATTCCTCTGCTCTCGATTCCCGTGGAGGCCCTTCCGGTGGCACCGCCGCCACCAACACCCCCAGCTCCAATCATTCAAATGATAACCCACCATCATCCGATGGTGACGGAGCAACAACCACCGGTTCAAATTCCAGTTCCAGTTCCGGTGCAGCAGCATCACCAACCACCCGCCAACACCTTTGTGCAGTGTGACGGCAGCAACAGCTGGAAtactagcagcagcagcaccagcaacatTAACAAAAATGACGATACATTCCCCGAGGTGCCGGAGCTGCCAATCCGGACCGTCAACGATTTTCTCGACCTGAACGATCACTGCAGCGATAACGAGCAGTTTCTGCTGCAGATGGTGAGTAGACACTGCAATTTAGTCACCTAGTAGTTTCTAAATAACTAACTACGTTTATAATAAGAAATATAATCTAGGAATCAGTTTATTATTTTCTTCATCTAACTATTAGCAATCCATAAATCTGCTTAGAGTAGCAATATTTCGGAACAAGGTAGCCGAATCTTCAAATGTCTAgctaattgaatatttttacctTGGGACTACATTTTCTGATCGTATTCTGCTAAATTGTGtagctaaaattttaaaaaaaataatagcttcaagaaagttataaaatttacaaaatccgtatttgtaaaatgtttaccttaaatttaaaaattttatcagaaaaatcagaaattttaattttttgacattgaaaatcggttcAATTGTTGCTAAAATATCGGTATTTGAGTACGATTTAAGTGAtaacaacaaaacattttttttttctttttgtgtctatatttcagcaactagagGTCCAATCTAATCTgataaatttattataaattttattaacttaaaattaacataatcctaaacgaaaaatggcaaaaatttcacaaaaatcaaatagcagtttcaaaaaactggtgccacgatatctcaacactgctttgaccaaattggatagaaattttggtgaagactcataaaaccggtcccgtgtgcatgacgaaggccgattaaaaaaaagtttattttaattaaagataatttttttttggatttttcatttaaaaattcgtcagcttttgatttttgtatttttttttttaacaaaatttcaaaatcgggcttcgtcatgcacacggaatatgtcttgagagtcttcactccaaatttcagccaaattggtgcatcccatctcgagatatcgtggcacccgtaaatcaacccggtgtttcgagaaaaacgctcacaatgtttgacagtccgctttgcgcatggcaatagtttaaacttaaatcgtcttctactcacttaaatcatgacatatctttatgaaactttcaagaTTGATTGGAATTCATCAttttaaaggatttaataaatattcgaaattatgaaatattgaaattttataccTGTATGCAACCCCTTAattggcttgattttttttaatttcttattttttttttaattcttgaaattcggatatttttatgaatttcataaattcctacaacgtcaattgggtactaaagccctatgtaaatttttatgtacaacggtaaaaaacacaattaaaaaccatttctgatcactttttttcattttaatgcaaaaaaaaaatattggcaagacaacattttttcgatggatcaactatggttcccttggtaagagctgtcaagtaggaccttttctgtcaagaaggaccgcgaggtaaatttttcaaaattaatttaaaaatccattttaaactcgttgtggtcgtacaaagggtcattgtactcagaaaaataagctttatcgctgtaaacaataatatcagcaatctatgcttaattttaggacccaattgggtactaaagccctaagtAAATTTCTATgtaaaacggtaaaaaaaaacacgattaaaaaccatttcttatcacttttttttattttaatgcaaaaaaaaatattgacaagacaacattttttcgattgataaactatggtccccttggaacgagctgtcaagtaggaccttttctgtcaagaaggaccatgaagttaatttttcaaaattcaattaaaaatccattttaaatcctttgtggtcgttcaaagagtcattgtactcagaaaaataagctttatcgttatgagcaataatatcacaaatttaaacctcattttaggacccaattgaaaaaaaaaaattcttgatttattttattaaacttcttaattttctatatttttgttaatttcttgattttgttgattcttagtgttttttttttaatttctggaatttctgattttttatgaatttcttatgtattcaattaaattccttgttttttttaaattactaagTTTCATGATTAtcattcttttttaaaattaaaattgactgTTTGTTAGACTgtcatttttctttattttaaatttcttgaattttcgatttttttatttttttccttgaatttttcattttttgtaatttgtgcataatctattttttttatttgttgaatttcttactttttttaatgtcttgaatttcttgaatttaagtttgttaatacataaattttaaagaatttatgtagataaatttaaaatgcatgcgTTTTGGCATGGAATCATTCATTTTCCAACCAACCCCTTCAGAAACACTCTCTCAACAGAGACTTTTttcgcgaactgtcaaactttgttgacgttggctggtttgttttggtttgccaTTTCTCGCGATTCCTCGAGTTATTTTTCGAATCAATTTCGCGCTGACATCACACGAAACAAAATCGCGAGTGTATTCTTATCAGCCGCGACCGTCCTCTTGCCGCGTGTCTTGTTTCCCGTTGATAAGAGGCACTGATAAGTGAAATTTCCCCCTCTAGAAAGCAAGAGATTTCAACTCAGTTCGAAGATGACTTGCCTGGCCGACGCCAACGGAGCAAATTTCTTGGTGGGAGGATGGCCACAGCACAAGTGAAACCGGAACCACTGGAGTTGGAGCAGGAGCAGGACGTTGGTATCGGTTACGGACATCGGGAGTTCGGTATGGAAAATTCCACGGGTCATTGCGTCACGGAAGATCGGAGGAAGGAGGCCATCAGCGAGGATGATCCGCTGCTGCAGGAAACGATAAATGCGCTGATGAGTGGGGCGGGAGGTATCGAGGTGGTCACGGGAACCGCTGGTGGTGGGACGGAAGAAGCGGATCGGAATTATGTGTGTCAATTTTGTGGAAAGTTGTTTACCCGGTCTAATACGTTGTCCTATCACCTCAAGGTTCACAACGACGAACGGCCATTCAAGTGTGCCAGCTGCGACAAAGCGTTTCGGGAGCAGTACCGTTTGACTAAACATCTGCGGACACACGAAAAAGATCAGCCAGAAAC
Coding sequences:
- the LOC120428980 gene encoding uncharacterized protein LOC120428980 isoform X2; its protein translation is MATAQVKPEPLELDPEQEQNVGIGYGNREFGMENSTGHCVTEDRRKEAISEDDPLLQETINALMIGAGGIEVVTGTAGGGTDEADRNYVHNDERPFKCASCDKAFREQYRLTKHLRTHEKDQPETEHSQDASLPSTSAGQTTAEDEDYATGDSERFFKSYELQEGSAALKLEPDISITVDGANVPSTTSATTVQTSASEQDVRYQIIEERIKSLQREVHLVNSNLSRVESKLDGLTKIIAIFINKFDEVDSQSQGTTPTPIAPTTTTNGNKIIPLLSIPVEALPVAPPPPTPPAPIIQMITHHHPMVTEQQPPVQIPVPVPVQQHHQPPANTFVQCDGSNSWNTSSSSTSNINKNDDTFPEVPELPIRTVNDFLDLNDHCSDNEQFLLQMMIRLHQEVDQSQPHQRNVKKMMEALVTYEVLCQFSWSGKSAINGQYTKYVFGNSVGIIDLLTKTLNLGRSTEEAQANQKPILTAIQSFIKHSRQNMLRDSRKRRESGGVYPPDPRPMKQRSSGAEPDVGGNQF
- the LOC120428985 gene encoding cytochrome b5, which encodes MVEVREFTRQEVALRDGKNGNPTWVIIRDMVYDVTPYLNEHPGGSELIADFAGKDATKDFDDFGHSGTAMSQLKLYKVGELNMCDRAKFQKKGSEWLPDGACVLPPKSKSKRRRFIFCG
- the LOC120428980 gene encoding uncharacterized protein LOC120428980 isoform X1, whose protein sequence is MATAQVKPEPLELDPEQEQNVGIGYGNREFGMENSTGHCVTEDRRKEAISEDDPLLQETINALMIGAGGIEVVTGTAGGGTDEADRNYVCQFCGKLFTRSNTLSYHLKVHNDERPFKCASCDKAFREQYRLTKHLRTHEKDQPETEHSQDASLPSTSAGQTTAEDEDYATGDSERFFKSYELQEGSAALKLEPDISITVDGANVPSTTSATTVQTSASEQDVRYQIIEERIKSLQREVHLVNSNLSRVESKLDGLTKIIAIFINKFDEVDSQSQGTTPTPIAPTTTTNGNKIIPLLSIPVEALPVAPPPPTPPAPIIQMITHHHPMVTEQQPPVQIPVPVPVQQHHQPPANTFVQCDGSNSWNTSSSSTSNINKNDDTFPEVPELPIRTVNDFLDLNDHCSDNEQFLLQMMIRLHQEVDQSQPHQRNVKKMMEALVTYEVLCQFSWSGKSAINGQYTKYVFGNSVGIIDLLTKTLNLGRSTEEAQANQKPILTAIQSFIKHSRQNMLRDSRKRRESGGVYPPDPRPMKQRSSGAEPDVGGNQF